GGCTCTTGAGGCGTCCTGTGAGCTTCTCCATCTCCTCACCGGCGACCGCAGGCTCCTGTCCGTCGGTGCGATAGAGCACGCCGGACATGGGGATGATCAAGTTAGGCTTGATGCCTCTTTTGTTGCAGTAGTTAAGCACCTGCTCATATTGGGCAGCATTCGCGTTCGTCGCCGTGTAATTGACCTCGATTTTCAGTTGCCTCGCGCTCAATTCCCTCTTCAACGAAAGAAGTGATTCAATCGTAGAATTGGCCTTATCAAAGGCTCCAGGCACGCCGCGCATCATGTCGTGCACATCTCCCATACCGTCGAGCGAGACGATCACCAGGGCCTGCTTCCGAAACGCGAGTAACTCGCGGGTCATCATTGCCGCTATCTCGCTCAACAGCCCATTCGTATTGATGTTTATCGAGGCGACCGGGAACCGCTCGGTAACCAGCCTCACTATATCGACGAGGTCGTCCCGAAGCGTCGGCTCACCACCGGTGAGGGACACATGCCGAATACTCGACAGGAATTTGGCGCTTTTATTGAACAGTCGCGTGTAGTCGTCGAGCGTGAGCTCGCGATCGAGTGGCCTCTGCCAGGCATTGCACATCGCGCAGCGAGCATTGCAGCGGGACGTAACGGCCAGTCTGAGCTTCCGTGGCCGCAGTAGGCCGGCTCGGTCCAAGGCGTGAAACTTGGCTGTTTTCAGGAGTGCTTTAGCTGCTATCATGGTCGGAACCCTATGTTTTCGAGCGAGAAAGAAGAAACAGCTTGCCTCGGCAGCGTGGACCGCGCCCTAAGTGCTGCATTCGGCATTCCCGGGACCTGCCCGGCTCAGGAGATCCGTCGCAAGAACTTCAGGATGCCCTGCTGAGGGAAATCAGCGCTCATCTCGGACCCCAAATGCTCACGGTTTTCAATAAACCAATCATAAGTCCCGTTAAGGGCATCAACAGCGCTTATATTGGCCTGCCATCCCAGCATTTTCTTGGCCTTTGAGCAGTCGAGCAAGAAATCTTTGTCGGCTATAAAGTAATGCTCTGTGCCCAGCGGAGAGAGCCTAAGCCAGTCGAGAGCGATGAGACACATTTTGGCGAACCATGCTGGGATAGCGCAGACCTTCGAGCCGGT
This region of bacterium genomic DNA includes:
- a CDS encoding radical SAM protein, with the protein product MIAAKALLKTAKFHALDRAGLLRPRKLRLAVTSRCNARCAMCNAWQRPLDRELTLDDYTRLFNKSAKFLSSIRHVSLTGGEPTLRDDLVDIVRLVTERFPVASININTNGLLSEIAAMMTRELLAFRKQALVIVSLDGMGDVHDMMRGVPGAFDKANSTIESLLSLKRELSARQLKIEVNYTATNANAAQYEQVLNYCNKRGIKPNLIIPMSGVLYRTDGQEPAVAGEEMEKLTGRLKSQLASSYNLNRAIVLDLLEGRGRQFDCWAGRLLMFVDADGSVYPNGSCPARFRMGNVLEDSYDLADIFRSRSARRIIEKARGCRECQVACETGVTLRLSETFYAHRRQVRRQ